The Candidatus Nanosynbacter featherlites DNA window TCATCCAATTATACCCTAAGGACATGAATCTCTACGGCGACTGGGGCAATACCTTGGTGCTCAAAAAAAGGCTGGAGTGGCGAGGCTTTCGTGTCGAAATCATCGACCACAACCCAGGAGATGCGACTGACTTCTCGACCGGAGATATTTTTGTAGGCGGCGGCGGACAAGACGCTGGGCAATTAGCCATCCAAGATGATTTACTGTCACGCGGCGAGGAGCTAAAAAACCTGGCTAGCAACGGCGTTCCCATGTTACTCATCTGTGGGATGTATCAGTTGTTTGGACGACAATTTGTCACCAATGACGGTTCTGTCATCCGCGGCATTGGCGTACTGCCCGTGGAAACGACTGCCGGAGAGGAACGACTCATCGGCAATATCACCCTGGAGAGCGAACAGTTTGGCACAATCGTTGGCTATGAAAATCACAGCGGTCAGACATTTTTGGACGACACAGTTCAGCCACTGGGCAAGGTAGTCCGTGGTGCTGGCAATAATACCACTGACGGCACCGAAGGAGTTCGGTTCAATAACGTCATAGCAACCTACTTGCACGGATCGTTATTGCCGAAAAATCCAACGATCGCTGATTTTTTGATAGCCAAAGCTTTGGAACGCCGCGGTATATCTGCCGAAGACCTCAAACCACTTGAGGTTGATACTCTGGCGCAGACAGCGCAACAGGTTGCAGCTGAACGACCTCGATAAGCAGCCGCGATATCTACCAAGATTAGTCTTTAGCTGTTATGCCAATTGAAAAATCCACGCCATAATTCCATGACGTGGATCTGATATTACTTCGATGGTCGGGGTGAAAGGACTCGAACCTTCGACCTCACGGTCCCAAACCGCGCGCGCTAGCCAACTGCGCCACACCCCGAAATGAGGTAACTACCTGCAAGGTATTGTAGCACATTGGCGCAGTAAAAGCTAGTCTTGTTGTAGCTATAATTGTATAGCTGGCGCCTACGCTTTGGTCGGTGATATATCGACTGAACGCTCAGCCTTGTCAACTGGCAACGCGTGGTCATGATCAAAGCTATAGACTAAGATTTTGCCAAACGGCATTTCTAAGTCTGCGACCTTATCGTCTGGAATTTGGTCAAGGTATTTGACCAAGGCGCGGATGGAATTACCATGCGCCACCAGTAGAACATTTTCACCGTCCTGCAGTCGTGGCAATATCTCGGTCTCAAAGTACGGCACAACTCGTGCATACACGTCTTTCAAGGTTTCGCCGTCTGGTACTGGATAGTCCCAACCGCGACGAATGCCATTGAATGCCTCTTCACCAATCTGATCTTTGACTTCCCACTTGTCACTACCTGTCAATGTACCATAGTCGCGCTCGTTGAGTTCTGCTGCATGAATGGTTGGTAATGTGGTAATTTCTGCGCCTTTAAGCAACGCGTCAAGTGTCTGATGAGTGCGCTTCAAGGCAGAAGTATAGGCCACGTCAAAAGTTGTGTCTTTCAATAGCTGACCAAGCCGCACCGTGTCCGAGATACCTTTTTCTGTCAAGCCAACGTCTGTCAGTCCGGTCCATTTGCCCTGCAAATTCCACTCGCTTTCGCCGTGGCGGGTGATGAATAGTCGTCCAGAAGCACCCTTGCGCACCGGCGTATCACTACTACTGCTTTCATCGCCACCAGTTGTGGAGAATACGATTGTTTCAGTATCAGCATTGTCATCATCAGCAATGGCGGTTTCAAAATACCCCGACTGGTCGTGAGCCCACGCCTTCAATGACCATGGTAACGGCAATTCACCTTTCAGCACTTCCTGTTTGCTGATAAATCGCCACTCTTCGATCTCTGGATCGTGTGGACTGATGGCCTTGACTTGTGACTCTTTGATGGACGCTGTAAAGATGAATTGGTAGGTAATAAATCCGTCACCCATGCGCTGCGCCACACCCATCAACGACACGTCGCTTGGATTGATGACGATGCCAACTTCATCCTTTACTTCCCGTAGCGCTGCCACTAGTGGT harbors:
- a CDS encoding 2,3-bisphosphoglycerate-dependent phosphoglycerate mutase translates to MRAERRQWLESLDARPSGAAVLLEDVEGRALIVKANYKTYWALPGGMVDTEESPLVAALREVKDEVGIVINPSDVSLMGVAQRMGDGFITYQFIFTASIKESQVKAISPHDPEIEEWRFISKQEVLKGELPLPWSLKAWAHDQSGYFETAIADDDNADTETIVFSTTGGDESSSSDTPVRKGASGRLFITRHGESEWNLQGKWTGLTDVGLTEKGISDTVRLGQLLKDTTFDVAYTSALKRTHQTLDALLKGAEITTLPTIHAAELNERDYGTLTGSDKWEVKDQIGEEAFNGIRRGWDYPVPDGETLKDVYARVVPYFETEILPRLQDGENVLLVAHGNSIRALVKYLDQIPDDKVADLEMPFGKILVYSFDHDHALPVDKAERSVDISPTKA
- a CDS encoding type 1 glutamine amidotransferase; the protein is MTTITIIQLYPKDMNLYGDWGNTLVLKKRLEWRGFRVEIIDHNPGDATDFSTGDIFVGGGGQDAGQLAIQDDLLSRGEELKNLASNGVPMLLICGMYQLFGRQFVTNDGSVIRGIGVLPVETTAGEERLIGNITLESEQFGTIVGYENHSGQTFLDDTVQPLGKVVRGAGNNTTDGTEGVRFNNVIATYLHGSLLPKNPTIADFLIAKALERRGISAEDLKPLEVDTLAQTAQQVAAERPR